One Trichosurus vulpecula isolate mTriVul1 chromosome 7, mTriVul1.pri, whole genome shotgun sequence genomic region harbors:
- the PLN gene encoding cardiac phospholamban produces the protein MEKVQYLTRSAIRRASTIEMPEQARQNLQELFINFCLILICLLLICIIVMLL, from the coding sequence ATGGAGAAAGTCCAGTACCTCACCCGCTCTGCCATAAGAAGAGCTTCAACTATTGAAATGCCCGAACAAGCACGTCAAAATCTCCAGGAACTCTTTATAAATTTTTGTCTCATATTAATATGTCTCTTGCTTATATGCATCATTGTGATGCTTCTCTGA